ACCGTTCCATTCCCAGATGAAGGTGGACTGGGTCAAGGTCTATTCGTTGGACAGCGTTACGGTCTGACGTGATCGGGCAATACTGGGAATTGGCAGCATCGCCCCAACGTTAGGAAGACTGTGAGTACAAAGGACATCACCGCAGCAGAATTCAAGGCGATCGTCGACGAGAACGACATCGTCCTCGTCGACTTCTGGGCATCGTGGTGCGGTCCGTGCCGTGCCTTCGCCCCGACGTTCGGTGCGTCTGCGGACAAGCATCCCGACATCGTGCACGCCAAGGTCGACACCGAGGCCGAGCCCGAGCTGGCCCAGGCCGCCGAGATCCAGGCGATCCCGACGCTGATGGCATTCAAGAACGGTCATCAGGTGTTCCGCCAGTCCGGTGCACTCGGCCCGGCGCAGCTCGAGGAACTGATCACCAAGATCAAAGAGTTCGACATCGACGCGGCCATCGCCTCGCAGCAGAACTGACGCTGTCCTCAGAGGGCGGCGAGCGCTGCCC
This region of Mycolicibacterium diernhoferi genomic DNA includes:
- the trxA gene encoding thioredoxin, producing MSTKDITAAEFKAIVDENDIVLVDFWASWCGPCRAFAPTFGASADKHPDIVHAKVDTEAEPELAQAAEIQAIPTLMAFKNGHQVFRQSGALGPAQLEELITKIKEFDIDAAIASQQN